A single Entelurus aequoreus isolate RoL-2023_Sb linkage group LG11, RoL_Eaeq_v1.1, whole genome shotgun sequence DNA region contains:
- the LOC133660155 gene encoding integrin beta-1-like, which yields MALKAMRLLLLLLPLLLPSWAEDETFLKPASNCNDCIQSDPQFAWCTAPGLKRRCHTVKGLRSAGCTTHFMYNPQGSVQVTRNDSSTQPTAETLYLQPQEVTLHLRPGVSQSFPLSITMPKDHTITELNMDTSPMPAAFNITFSSIINGNMLVEVKVGSAHCSTMIGDLNQNRRGPWSVHLAPRGFPQNVKLVINVECECDCARTREENSPACSSHGALVCGSCECYPPYIGHQCHVDIESSFYRDDNFCRSGPNAPLCSGRGACVYGFCQCNSRENPEERYSGEFCQCSNFDCPYQNNRICGGHGKCECGRCICDQDWTNEDCSCSMDTALCMAPNQQLCNGRGLCMCGRCKCDTPYAGPLCESCPACLGLCQQHAKCVECRAFGTGPLKDRCKDECTYLILTKVQSKEDISAPCKMISREDSCYFYYSVSQSALGTYITVADDKECPRTL from the exons ATGGCTTTGAAGGCCATGCGTCTCTTGTTGCTGCTGTTGCCTCTACTGTTACCCAGCTGGGCTGAAGATGAAACATTTCTCAAGCCTGCGTCCAACTGTAACGACTGCATCCAGTCGGATCCGCAGTTTGCTTGGTGCACCGCCCCTGGTTTGAAGCGTCGCTGTCACACCGTGAAGGGGCTAAGGAGTGCAGGCTGTACCACACATTTCATGTATAATCCTCAGGGCAGCGTTCAAGTTACCAGAAATGATAGCAG CACTCAGCCAACAGCAGAGACGCTGTACCTGCAGCCCCAGGAGGTGACCCTCCACTTGAGGCCTGGCGTGAGCCAGTCGTTCCCTCTTTCCATCACCATGCCGAAAGACCATACAATCACAGAGCTGAATATGGACACTAGTCCCATGCCGGCTGCATTCAACATCACGTTCAGCAGCATCATAAATGGAAACATGCTCGTGGAG GTAAAAGTGGGGTCTGCCCATTGCTCCACAATGATTGGTGACTTAAATCAGAACAGGAGAGGACCATGGTCTGTCCACCTTGCACCAAGAGGCTTTCCGCAAAATGTCAAGTTGGTGATAAATGTGGAGT GTGAGTGCGACTGTGCAAGAACCCGTGAGGAAAACAGTCCAGCCTGCAGCAGCCACGGAGCTCTGGTGTGCGGCTCTTGTGAATGCTACCCACCTTATATTGGACATCAATGCCATGTCGACATTGAATCAAGCTTTTACAGAGATGACAACTTCTGTCGCTCAGGACCAAACGCCCCATTGTGCAGCGGTAGGGGAGCATGCGTTTATGGCTTCTGTCAATGTAATAGCAGAGAAAACCCAGAAGAAAGATACTCCGGGGAGTTTTGCCAGTGCAGCAACTTTGATTGCCCATATCAAAACAACAG AATATGTGGGGGTCACGGCAAGTGCGAATGTGGAAGGTGCATTTGCGACCAAGACTGGACAAATGAGGACTGCAGCTGTTCCATGGATACTGCTTTGTGCATGGCACCAAACCAGCAGCTGTGTAATGGTAGAGGGTTGTGTATGTGCGGAAGGTGTAAGTGTGACACACCCTACGCGGGCCCACTGTGCGAGAGTTGCCCTGCATGTTTAGGTTTGTGCCAGCAGCATGCCAAGTGTGTGGAGTGCCGGGCATTCGGAACAGGGCCCCTAAAAGACAG GTGCAAGGATGAGTGTACCTACCTAATCTTGACAAAAGTGCAGAGCAAAGAGGATATTTCGGCACCTTGCAAAATGATTAGCAGGGAGGACTCTTGTTATTTCTACTACAGTGTCTCCCAAAGCGCTTTAGGGACATATATCACAGTGGCAGATGATAAAGAATGTCCTCGCACACTGTGA
- the LOC133660488 gene encoding uncharacterized protein LOC133660488 — protein MSSKAPSLKTRSEASTNSSTGSAAARARAKAEAAKARLGFAAKEMDLKVEKAKIEASIEFLQHEKDVASAIAEAEALETAVVTQVEARSNPCSFVTSERTKQYVLSQAEFVKEGKYVVTQPSQCENAPQSKSKLSSNQLLQPTKQSDSKQMPFGPPNYLKNFQNPSVISSSPHIQNNDSASWSTQVSASNFHDVRPSCQEPKNSNVSDFIRYFARREIVATGLLQFNDKPQNFRAWKRSFKNAINGLELTTSEEMDLMLKWLGKESSEHVEQIRAIHINNPTKGLNMMWDRLEQCYGSAEVIEDTLFKIIDMFPKITSKDYTKLRKFSDLLMEMQSAKAEGDLPGLAFLDTARGLNPIVQKLPFNLQERWITVGAKYKRTQRVPFPPFNVFVDFVTQEANSRNDPSFNFTSFPDVHKLDKLPWRAYKQKEISVHKTDVVSRYNLDTQRTL, from the exons ATGTCCAGCAAGGCGCCATCTTTAAAGACCCGGTCCGAGGCTTCGACGAACTCCTCCACAGGTTCCGCAGCAGCTAGGGCAAGAGCAAAAGCTGAGGCAGCCAAAGCCCGCCTCGGTTTTGCAGCAAAAGAAATGGACTTAAAAGTAGAAAAAGCTAAAATAGAGGCATCTATTGAATTTCTTcaacatgaaaaagatgttgcatcTGCTATTGCTGAAGCAGAGGCATTAGAAACAGCTGTAGTCACACAGGTAGAAGCACGCAGCAATCCTTGTTCTTTTGTCACATCTGAACGTACAAAGCAATATGTCCTCAGCCAAGCTGAATTTGTAAAAGAGGGAAAATATGTTGTTACACAGCCATCACAATGTGAAAATGCTCCTCAGAGCAAGTCAAAGCTCAGTAGCAATCAATTACTTCAACCAACAAAACAAAGTGACTCTAAACAAATGCCCTTTGGCCCCCCTAATTATCTTAAAAACTTCCAAAACCCCTCAGTCATTTCCTCCTCTCCTCACATCCAAAACAATGACAGTGCAAGTTGGTCAACTCAGGTATCAGCATCCAACTTCCATGatgtccggccttcatgccaagagcctaaaaactctaatgtgagtgactttattagatactttgctcgccgggaaatagtagcaacaggactactgcaatttaacgacaagcctcaaaatttcagagcttggaaacgttcctttaaaaatgcaataaatggattagaacTAACAACAAGTGaagagatggacttgatgttaaagtggcttggcaaagaatcctctgaacacgtagaacaaattagagccatacacattaacaacccaaccaaaggtctcaatatgatgtgggacagacttgagcaatgttatggctcagctgaagtgattgaggatacactcttcaaaataattgatatgttccccaaaatcacatccaaagactacacaaaactaaggaagtttagtgacctgctcatggaaatgcagagtgctaaagctgaaggagaccttcctggtcttgcgtttttggataccgcaagaggattaaatccaattgtgcagaaacttcccttcaatttgcaagaaaggtggatcacagtaggagctaaatacaaacgcacacaacgtgtccccttcccaccattcaatgtttttgtagactttgtaacgcaggaagctaactcaagaaatgaccccagttttaactttacatcgttccctgacgtacacaaactcgacaaactgccatggagagcatataaacaaaaagaaatttcagtgcacaaaactgatgttgtctcccgttacaatttagatacacaaagaacG CTTTGa
- the LOC133660150 gene encoding uncharacterized protein LOC133660150 has product MSTQKMSNLPPDRLTTDPPFTNVGLDVFGPWIVSSQRTRGSIIQNKRWAVLFTCLSIRAVHIEVIESLDTSSFVNAFRRFLAVRGPVKSIRSDRGTNFVSACKELKIPSNLDNTAVQTYLKDHGCTWTFNPPHASHFGGSWERMIGLARKILDTMFFQLKTTKLTHEVLVTFMAEVAAIINARPLVPVSSDPCDPFTLTPATLITQKVTPLKAPVGNFTASDLYKHQWRQVQHLSNTFWDRWKKEFLPTLQPRRKWHSSQLNVSVVSPF; this is encoded by the exons ATGAGTACACAAAAAATGTCGAACCTCCCTCCAGACCGTCTTACAACGGACCCCCCATTCACTAATGTGGGCTTAGATGTTTTTGGCCCATGGATTGTGTCTTCACAGCGCACAAGAGGAAGTATCATCCAAAATAAAAGGTGGGCTGTCTTATTCACATGCTTGAGTATTAGAGCAGTTCACATTGAGGTGATAGAGTCTCTCGATACCTCTAGCTTTGTTAATGCATTCAGACGGTTTCTGGCAGTAAGAGGACCTGTAAAAAGCATTCGTTCTGATAGAGGTACCAATTTTGTCAGCGCATGTAAAGAACTGAAGATCCCCTCAAATTTAGACAACACAGCTGTACAAACCTACCTTAAAGATCACGGATGTACATGGACTTTTAACCCTCCACACGCTTCCCACTTTGGCGGGTCATGGGAAAGAATGATTGGACTTGcccggaaaatattggacacaatgttttTCCAGCTCAAGACCACTAAACTCACTCACGAAGTTCTTGTCACCTTTATGGCAGAAGTGGCGGCTATTATAAACGCAAGACCCCTTGTCCCTGTTTCATCGGACCCATGTGACCCTTTCACTTTGACTCCGGCCACTCTTATAACCCAAAAGGTAACCCCTCTTAAGGCTCCAGTTGGCAACTTTACAGCGTCAGACCTCTACAAACATCAGTGGCGCCAAGTCCAGCACCTGTCAAACACCTTCTGGGACAGGTGGAAGAAGGAGTTCCTTCCCACTCTCCAACCACGTCGCAAGTGGCATTCCAGTCAACTTAACGTGAGCGTAG tttcacccttttga